The Palleronia sp. THAF1 genome contains the following window.
GCCGCCGATCCCGACGGTGACGCCGATGCCATCCGTGCCCGGATCGAGGCCGAGACCGCTGCGGACGAAGAGAAGGTGAAAGAGGCCGGCGGCCTTTACGTGCTGGCCACCGAGCGCCACGAGAGCCGCCGGATCGACAACCAATTGCGCGGCCGCTCTGGCCGTCAGGGCGATCCCGGTCGCTCGGCCTTCTTCCTGTCTTTGGAAGACGATCTGATGCGTATCTTCGGGTCCGAGCGTCTGGATAACGTGCTTCAAAAGCTGGGCATGAAAGAAGGCGAAGCCATCGTTCATCCTTGGGTGAACAAGTCGCTGGAGCGTGCGCAGGCCAAGGTCGAAGGCCGCAATTTCGACATACGCAAGCAGCTTTTGAAATTCGACGACGTGATGAACGACCAGCGCAAGGTGATCTTCGCCCAGCGTCGCGAGATCATGGAGACCGACGATCTGGGAGAGATCGCGCAGGATATGCGCCATCAGGTCGTGGACGATCTGGTCGATCAATACGTGCCCGCGAAGACCTACGCCGATCAATGGGACGGCGAGGGGCTTTATGTTGCCGTGCTGGAAGGGCTGAACCTTGACCTGCCGATCAAGGCGTGGATCGAAGAGGACGGCGTGGACGATCAGGTTATCCGTGAGCGTCTTTACGAAGCCTCGGACAAGATGATGGACGAGAAGGCCGCTGGCTTTGGCCCCGAAAACATGCGGCAGATCGAAAAACAGGTCCTGCTGCAGACCATTGATGGAAAGTGGCGCGAGCACCTGCTGACACTTGAACATCTGCGATCGGTCGTGGGCTTCCGCGGTTACGCGCAACGCGATCCATTGAACGAATACAAGAACGAAAGCTTCCAGCTGTTCGAGACAATGCTGGATAGCCTGCGGTCGGACGTGACGCAGAAGCTGGCCCAGATCCGTCCGCTAACGGAAGAAGAGCAGCAGAAGATGATCGCCCAGATTCAGGCGCAGCGCAGCCAGGTTCAGGCGGCGGCGGAACCGCAGCCTGAACAAGGCGTGGCGCAAGCCGAAGCTGCAGCACCCGGTTTCGTGGAGGCCGATCCGGAAACCTGGGGCAATCCGGGCCGCAACGACCTCTGCCCTTGCGGTTCGGGCAAGAAGTTCAAGCACTGCCACGGCCAACTGGCCTAAGGGCTGTACGGCTTGCGCAGGGTCCTAAGTCTGGTGGCTGTGCTGCTCTTGAGCGGCCCAGCCGCCGCGCAGACAATTCGATTGAGCGACGACACGGGGCAGGTGGCCGAAGGCGAACTTCTGGATTTTGACGGTCGGTATTACCGCCTTCTTGGCCCGTACGGCGAGATCACGTTGGATGGGTCCTCCCTGACCTGCGCGGGTGATGACTGCCCTAGGCCCGATGTGGCGGCGCGGCTGCGCATCTCGGGGGCCGCCTCTGTGGTGTCCACGGTCTTGCCCGCTCTGCTCGAAACCTACGCGCGCAGGCGCGAATTGGACCTTGCGATTGTGGAGGAAGGTGTCACGCGTGAGTATACGCTGTCGCAGAGTGGAGCGGCTGTGTTGAAGGTCGCGTTGGCGGCTACGTCTTCGGCGGAAGGTTTGGCTGACCTGATTGCCGATGCGGCGGACCTCGCTGTAACTACGCGGCTTCCGAACGCGACCGAGCAGATTTTGGCGCGCGAGGCTGGGCGAGGCGACCTGTCCCGCGCGCGCCAGCGCACGATAATCGGTCTCGACGCGGCTGTTGCCGTGATCGGAGACACGAGTACCCGGCGGTCGGTGGCGCCAGCCGATATGGACAATGCGATCTCGGTCCATGTGCCGACCGGGGACGCACAAGAGGCGATCTTGTCGATCCTGCCTGGCGGACGGCCGGCCTTGGTCGTCCCGCATCCGGATCGGCCTGCCCTTGATACGGCATTGGATGCGGACCCGGAGGCGGTTGGCCTTGTTCTGTTTTCTGAACTGGGTGGGC
Protein-coding sequences here:
- a CDS encoding phosphate ABC transporter substrate-binding/OmpA family protein — translated: MSDDTGQVAEGELLDFDGRYYRLLGPYGEITLDGSSLTCAGDDCPRPDVAARLRISGAASVVSTVLPALLETYARRRELDLAIVEEGVTREYTLSQSGAAVLKVALAATSSAEGLADLIADAADLAVTTRLPNATEQILAREAGRGDLSRARQRTIIGLDAAVAVIGDTSTRRSVAPADMDNAISVHVPTGDAQEAILSILPGGRPALVVPHPDRPALDTALDADPEAVGLVLFSELGGLQAIPIAGACGAGADASQMSIKTEDYPLVLPVYLFSPGRRLAPAARDFVDYVTSPIAQPVIRRAGLVDQFPQTIPFGQQGDRIGLAVVSAEEEIGLSALRRMVQALDDRTRLTLTFRFRNGSSALDAQSMGNVERLAETLRDGIFQARRLVFVGFTDREGSAAANQRVSLERATAVRDAVAALAPGGSAELAVEAYGEALPMACDDTDWGKRVNRRVELWLE